The Montipora capricornis isolate CH-2021 chromosome 3, ASM3666992v2, whole genome shotgun sequence genome window below encodes:
- the LOC138040665 gene encoding uncharacterized protein, whose protein sequence is MEDQNIATNLWYKDVQAKLEEKEKSSSPWDQNGRTFRDAKVKKFALDRNIDWKFNVPTASWWGGFFEICRKLVKRCLKKVLGNAKLSYEELESVLIETEGVLNSRPLTYVYDELTETPLTPCHLVIARRLLDQSLATTVPVNTLPRRESYLDGLLTHFRNQWKKEYLTEIREYQKLKGGEPRRNIQEGDVVHIYTDKTPRQQRRIGKVEKLLQGQDNVVRAAEVVTVDNSLGKTRLKRPIQKLFPLEINVRDEHATNARTGQFDSGMSIQMVKDEDIPTVITAP, encoded by the exons ATGGAGGATCAGAATATTGCTACGAATCTCTGGTACAAAGACGTTCAAgccaaacttgaagaaaaggagaaatcaAGTTCGCCTTGGGACCA AAACGGGAGAACTTTCCGAGATGCAAAGGTTAAGAAGTTTGCTCTTGATCGGAACATTGACTGGAAATTCAATGTACCCACAGCCAGCTGGTGGGGCGGATTCTTCGAAATCTGTAGAAAACTGGTGAAAAGGTGTCTCAAGAAAGTGCTCGGAAATGCGAAGTTGAGTTATGAAGAGTTAGAGTCAGTGTTGATCGAAACTGAAGGCGTTTTGAATTCTAGGCCCTTGACCTATGTCTACGATGAGCTAACAGAAACTCCACTTACGCCTTGTCATCTTGTAATTGCTCGTCGACTTCTAGATCAATCTCTTGCCACCACAGTACCTGTAAACACTTTGCCCAGACGAGAGAGTTATTTAGACGGTCTTCTCACCCATTTCAGAAATCAATGGAAGAAAGAATACCTTACAGAGATCCGCGAGTACCAGAAACTCAAGGGAGGTGAACCAAGAAGAAACATTCAAGAAGGAGACGTTGTGCACATCTATACTGACAAGACGCCCAGGCAACAGCGGAGAATAGGGAAAGTAGAGAAACTGTTACAGGGACAAGACAACGTTGTGCGCGCAGCAGAAGTGGTGACAGTAGATAATTCTCTCGGCAAGACTCGTTTAAAACGTCCAATTCAGAAGCTTTTTCCTCTTGAAATCAATGTGCGTGACGAACACGCAACTAATGCGAGAACAGGACAGTTTGACAGTGGAATGAGCATTCAGATGGTCAAAGATGAAGACATCCCTACAGTGATCACTGCTCCATGA